The following proteins are co-located in the Prionailurus viverrinus isolate Anna chromosome A1, UM_Priviv_1.0, whole genome shotgun sequence genome:
- the LOC125170781 gene encoding protocadherin alpha-7-like has product MVYSNRDDRGHQHLLLFFIILTAWESGSGQVHYSVPEEAKHGTFVGRIAQDLGLELAELVPRLFRVASKGHGDLLEVNLQNGILFVNSRIDREELCGRSAECSIHLEMIVDRPLQVFHVEVEVKDINDNPPIFPETKKNLFIAESRMLDSRFPLEDASDADIEENALLTYRLSPNEFFSLDVPTNGEQEKPLGLVLRKSLDREESPELHLLLTATDRGKPELTGTVQLLIKVLDANDNAPVFDRTLYAVKLPENVPNGTLVIKLNASDLDDGMNGDIIYSFSSDVSPDIKSKFYMDAINGEIIAIGHIDFEECKTYKIRVEAIDKGYLPLAGHCTVLVQVLDANDNAPELTVTSLSLPISESAQRGTVITLISVSDRDSGANGQVTCTLSPHVPFKLVSTFKNYYSLVLDSALDRESVSDYALVVTARDGGSPSLSATASVSVEVADVNDNAPTFAQAEYTVFVKENNPPGCHIFTVSARDADAQENALVSYSLVERRVGERALSSYVSVHAESGKVYALQPLDHEELELLQFQVSARDAGVPPLGSNVTLQVFVLDENDNAPALLPLPGAGGAGGAVSELVWRSVGAGHVVAKVRAVDADSGYNAWLSYELQPAAGGARSPFRVALYTGEISTTRSLDEADSPRQRLLVLVRDHGEPALTATATVLLSLVESGQAPKASSRVLAGAAGAETALVDVNVYLIIAICAVSSLLVLTLLLYVALRCSAPPSEGACGPGKPTLVCSSAVGSWSYSQQRRQRVCSGEGPPKTDLMAFSPSLPPCPGSLNPTEDPQASLESSGKVGCSNILFIYRFIFEA; this is encoded by the coding sequence ATGGTGTACTCGAATCGAGACGACCGGGGGCACCAGCATCTACTGCTGTTTTTTATAATCCTCACAGCCTGGGAAAGCGGGAGCGGCCAGGTCCACTACTCAGTCCCGGAGGAGGCCAAACACGGCACCTTCGTGGGCCGCATCGCGCAGGACTTGGGGCTGGAGCTGGCGGAGCTGGTGCCGCGCCTTTTCCGAGTGGCTTCCAAAGGCCACGGGGACCTTCTGGAGGTAAACCTGCAGAATGGTATTTTGTTTGTGAATTCTCGGATCGACCGCGAGGAGCTGTGTGGGCGGAGCGCGGAATGCAGCATCCACCTGGAGATGATCGTGGACAGGCCTCTGCAGGTTTTCCATGTGGAAGTGGAGGTGAAGGACATTAACGACAACCCGCCCATATTCCCGGAGACAAAAAAGAATCTGTTTATAGCCGAATCCAGGATGCTTGACTCTAGGTTTCCACTAGAGGACGCTTCCGATGCAGATATCGAGGAGAACGCTCTGTTGACTTACAGACTGAGCCCCAACGAGTTTTTCTCTCTGGACGTACCAACCAATGGCGAACAGGAAAAACCTCTTGGTCTTGTATTACGGAAATCTTTAGACAGGGAAGAATCTCCGGAACTTCATTTATTGCTCACAGCCACTGATAGAGGCAAACCTGAGCTGACTGGCACTGTTCAGTTACTCATCAAAGTGCTGGATGCCAATGACAACGCACCAGTTTTCGACAGAACACTCTATGCGGTGAAATTACCAGAAAATGTTCCCAATGGAACATTAGTAATTAAACTTAATGCCTCAGATTTGGATGATGGCATGAATGGGGATATTATTTACTCATTCTCTAGTGACGTTTCCCCAGATATAAAATCTAAATTCTACATGGATGCCATAAATGGAGAAATTATAGCAATAGGACATATCGATTTTGAAGAATGTAAAACCTACAAAATTCGAGTAGAAGCGATCGATAAAGGCTATCTACCATTAGCTGGTCACTGTACAGTTCTTGTGCAAGTTTTGGACGCTAATGATAATGCTCCAGAGTTGACTGTtacttccctgtctctccctatctcagaGAGTGCTCAGCGGGGCACAGTCATCACCTTGATCAGTGTGTCTGACCGAGATTCTGGAGCTAATGGCCAGGTGACCTGCACACTGTCGCCCCATGTCCCCTTCAAGCTGGTGTCCACCTTCAAGAATTACTATTCGCTGGTGCTGGACAGCGCCCTGGACCGCGAGAGCGTGTCGGACTACGCTCTAGTAGTGACAGCACGGGACGGGGGCTCGCCTTCGCTGTCGGCCACGGCCAGCGTGTCCGTGGAAGTGGCCGACGTGAACGACAACGCGCCGACATTCGCGCAGGCCGAGTACACGGTGTTCGTGAAGGAGAACAACCCTCCCGGCTGCCACATCTTCACGGTGTCCGCGCGGGACGCGGACGCGCAGGAGAACGCGCTGGTGTCCTACTCGCTGGTGGAGCGGCGGGTGGGCGAGCGTGCGCTGTCGAGCTACGTGTCGGTGCACGCGGAGAGCGGCAAGGTGTACGCGCTGCAGCCGCTGGACCACGAGGAGCTGGAGCTGCTGCAGTTCCAAGTGAGCGCGCGCGACGCGGGCGTGCCCCCGCTGGGCAGCAACGTGACGCTGCAGGTGTTCGTGCTGGACGAGAACGACAACGCGCCCGCGCTGCTGCCGCTGCCtggggcgggcggcgcgggcggcgccGTGAGCGAGCTGGTGTGGCGGTCGGTGGGCGCGGGCCACGTGGTGGCGAAGGTGCGCGCGGTGGACGCGGACTCGGGCTACAACGCGTGGCTGTCGTACGAGCTGCAGCCGGCGGCGGGTGGCGCGCGCAGCCCGTTCCGCGTGGCGCTGTACACGGGCGAGATCAGCACGACGCGCAGCCTGGACGAGGCGGACTCGCCGCGCCAGCGCCTGCTGGTGCTGGTGAGGGACCACGGCGAGCCGGCGCTGACGGCCACGGCCACCGTGCTGCTGTCGCTGGTGGAGAGCGGCCAGGCGCCCAAGGCCTCGTCGCGGGTGTTGGCGGGCGCCGCTGGCGCGGAGACGGCGCTGGTGGATGTCAACGTGTACCTGATCATCGCCATCTGCGCGGTGTCCAGCCTGCTGGTGCTCACGCTGCTGCTGTACGTGGCGCTGCGGTGCTCGGCGCCGCCCAGCGAGGGCGCGTGCGGGCCGGGGAAGCCCACGCTGGTGTGTTCCAGCGCGGTGGGGAGCTGGTCGTACTCGCAGCAGAGGCGGCAGAGGGTGTGCTCTGGGGAGGGTCCGCCCAAGACCGACCTCATGGCCTTCAGCCCCAGCCTTCCCCCGTGTCCTGGATCTCTGAATCCAACGGAAGATCCACAAGCTTCTTTGGAGTCTTCTGGAAAGGTCggttgttcaaatattttatttatttatagatttatatttgAAGCCTGA
- the LOC125170839 gene encoding LOW QUALITY PROTEIN: protocadherin alpha-10-like (The sequence of the model RefSeq protein was modified relative to this genomic sequence to represent the inferred CDS: inserted 1 base in 1 codon), translating to METGNVVGQHYSVFTSMNPGGQETGACFSCFCSSQPGRXGSGQVHYSVPEEAKHGTFVGRIAQDLGLELAELVPRFFRVESKGRGDLLEVNLQNGILFVNARIDREELCGRNAECSIHLEVIVDRPLQVFHVEVEVKDINDNPPVFSVSEQKLSIPESRLLDSRFPLEGASDADVGENAVLTYRLSPNEFFILDIINKKDKGKFPVLVLGKMLDREENPQLQLLLTATDGGKPEYTGSVTLLILVLDANDNAPMCDRSVYEVKMYENSANQTLVIWLNASDADEGINKEMIYSFSALVPSSVRRKFLMNEKTGEIRINDAIDFEDSNTYEIHVDVTDTGNPPMVGHCTVLVEILDENDNSPEVVITSLALPVQEDAQVGTVIALISVSDRDSGANGQVTCTLSPHVPFKLVSTFKNYYSLVLDSALDRESVSDYALVVTARDGGSPSLSATASVSVEVADVNDNAPTFAQAEYTVFVKENNPPGCHIFTVSARDADAQKNALVSYSLVERRVGERALSSYVSVHAESGKVYALQPLDHEELELLQFQVSARDAGVPPLGSNVTLQVFVLDENDNAPALLPLPGAGGAGGAVSELVWRSVGAGHVVAKVRAVDADSGYNAWLSYELQPAAGGARSPFRVALYTGEISTTRSLDEADSPRQRLLVLVRDHGEPALTATATVLLSLVESGQAPKASSRVLAGAAGAETALVDVNVYLIIAICAVSSLLVLTLLLYVALRCSAPPSEGACGPGKPTLVCSSAVGSWSYSQQRRQRVCSGEGPPKTDLMAFSPSLTPCPVPDVQREEQSSGEDYSRKFSVTKIAVQLVYDLDSGS from the exons ATGGAGACTGGAAACGTGGTTGGTCAGCACTACTCAGTGTTCACGTCAATGA ACCCAGGGGGCCAAGAGACTGGCGCCTGCTTCTCTTGCTTCTGCTCGTCGCAGCCTGGAA CGGGGAGCGGTCAGGTCCACTACTCGGTCCCGGAGGAAGCCAAACACGGCACCTTCGTGGGCCGCATCGCGCAGGACCTGGGGCTGGAGCTGGCGGAGCTGGTGCCGCGGTTTTTCCGAGTGGAGTCCAAAGGTCGCGGGGATCTTCTGGAGGTAAATCTGCAGAATGGTATTTTGTTTGTGAATGCTCGGATCGACCGGGAGGAGTTGTGCGGGCGGAACGCAGAGTGTAGCATCCACCTGGAGGTGATCGTGGACAGGCCGCTGCAGGTTTTCCATGTGGAGGTGGAGGTGAAGGACATTAACGACAACCCACCAGTCTTCTCCGTCTCAGAACAAAAGCTTTCAATACCCGAATCTCGACTGCTTGACTCTCGATTTCCGCTAGAAGGCGCATCTGATGCGGATGTTGGAGAGAATGCAGTGCTTACTTACAGACTCAGTCCAAATGagtttttcattcttgatattataaacaaaaaagacaaaggcaAATTTCCAGTGCTTGTTCTAGGAAAAATGCTGGATCGTGAAGAAAACCCTCAGCTTCAGTTATTATTAACGGCAACCGATGGAGGCAAACCCGAATATACTGGATCTGTTACTCTGCTGATCTTGGTGTTGGATGCCAATGATAATGCGCCTATGTGTGACCGATCCGTTTATGAagttaaaatgtatgaaaattcaGCGAACCAAACGTTAGTAATATGGCTGAATGCGTCTGATGCGGATGaaggaataaacaaagaaatgataTATTCATTTAGTGCTTTGGTTCCATCCAGCGTAAGAAGGAAATTTCTAATGAATGAAAAAACGGGAGAAATacgaataaatgatgctattgACTTTGAGGATAGTAACACTTATGAAATTCATGTAGATGTGACAGATACAGGAAACCCACCAATGGTTGGTCACTGCACTGTCTTAGTGGAAATTCTGGATGAAAATGATAATTCACCTGAGGTGGTTATCACTTCTTTGGCTCTTCCGGTACAAGAAGATGCTCAGGTAGGCACTGTCATCGCCCTGATCAGCGTGTCCGACCGTGATTCTGGAGCTAATGGCCAGGTGACCTGCACACTGTCGCCCCATGTCCCCTTCAAGCTGGTGTCCACCTTCAAGAATTACTATTCGCTGGTGCTGGACAGCGCCCTGGACCGCGAGAGCGTGTCGGACTACGCTCTAGTAGTGACAGCACGGGACGGGGGCTCGCCTTCGCTGTCGGCCACGGCCAGCGTGTCCGTGGAAGTGGCCGACGTGAACGACAACGCGCCGACATTCGCGCAGGCCGAGTACACGGTGTTCGTGAAGGAGAACAACCCTCCCGGCTGCCACATCTTCACGGTGTCCGCGCGGGACGCGGACGCGCAGAAGAACGCGCTGGTGTCCTACTCGCTGGTGGAGCGGCGGGTGGGCGAGCGTGCGCTGTCGAGCTACGTGTCGGTGCACGCGGAGAGCGGCAAGGTGTACGCGCTGCAGCCGCTGGACCACGAGGAGCTGGAGCTGCTGCAGTTCCAAGTGAGCGCGCGCGACGCGGGCGTGCCCCCGCTGGGCAGCAACGTGACGCTGCAGGTGTTCGTGCTGGACGAGAACGACAACGCGCCCGCGCTGCTGCCGCTGCCtggggcgggcggcgcgggcggcgccGTGAGCGAGCTGGTGTGGCGGTCGGTGGGCGCGGGCCACGTGGTGGCGAAGGTGCGCGCGGTGGACGCGGACTCGGGCTACAACGCGTGGCTGTCGTACGAGCTGCAGCCGGCGGCGGGTGGCGCGCGCAGCCCGTTCCGCGTGGCGCTGTACACGGGCGAGATCAGCACGACGCGCAGCCTGGACGAGGCGGACTCGCCGCGCCAGCGCCTGCTGGTGCTGGTGAGGGACCACGGCGAGCCGGCGCTGACGGCCACGGCCACCGTGCTGCTGTCGCTGGTGGAGAGCGGCCAGGCGCCCAAGGCCTCGTCGCGGGTGTTGGCGGGCGCCGCTGGCGCGGAGACGGCGCTGGTGGATGTCAACGTGTACCTGATCATCGCCATCTGCGCGGTGTCCAGCCTGCTGGTGCTCACGCTGCTGCTGTACGTGGCGCTGCGGTGCTCGGCGCCGCCCAGCGAGGGCGCGTGCGGGCCGGGGAAGCCCACGCTGGTGTGTTCCAGCGCGGTGGGGAGCTGGTCGTACTCGCAGCAGAGGCGGCAGAGGGTGTGCTCTGGGGAGGGTCCGCCCAAGACCGACCTCATGGCTTTTAGTCCCAGCCTTACCCCGTGTCCAGTACCAGATGTGCAAAGGGAAGAACAGTCTAGTGGAGAGGACTACTCAAGGAAG ttcAGTGTTACCAAAATAGCAGTGCAACTAGTTTACGATCTTGACTCTGGTTCTTAG
- the LOC125172935 gene encoding protocadherin alpha-10-like — protein sequence MLASGSGGQEVKRLLLSVMLLAASEAESGQVHYSVPEEAKHGTFVGRIAQDLGLELGELVPRFFRVASKGRGDLLEVNLQNGILFVNSRIDREELCGRSAECSIHLEVIVDRPLQVFHVEVEVKDINDNPPMFPATQKNLFISETRALDSHFSLEGAYDADIGANALLTYKLSPNEYFSLEVPTNEEQVKPLELVLKKSLDREVASKLLLVLKATDGGKPELTGTTELHITVLDANDNAPVFDKAVHRVKLLENSRNGTLVIRLNASDLDEGSNSHILYSFATDVSSNTEASFHIDSDSGEIKVNGKIDFEETKLWKLQIEAVDRGNPPMFGHCTILIEVLDINDNAPELLVTSLSLSVPEDAPLGTVIALISVTDRDAGGNGQVTCSLTPHVPFKLVSTFKNYYSLVLDSALDRESVSDYALVVTARDGGSPSLSATASVSVEVADVNDNAPAFAQAEYTVFVKENNPPGCHIFTVSARDADAQKNALVSYSLVERRVGERALSSYVSVHAESGKVYALQPLDHEELELLQFQVSARDAGVPPLGSNVTLQVFVLDENDNAPALLPLPGAGGAGGAVSELVWRSVGAGHVVAKVRAVDADSGYNAWLSYELQPAAGGARSPFRVALYTGEISTTRSLDEADSPRQRLLVLVRDHGEPALTATATVLLSLVESGQAPKASSRVLAGAAGAETALVDVNVYLIIAICAVSSLLVLTLLLYVALRCSAPPSEGACGPGKPTLVCSSAVGSWSYSQQRRQRVCSGEGPPKTDLMAFSPCVPPGSSSGDSGEQRDIFGNDVSTVILEHILCLLMSIA from the coding sequence ATGTTAGCTTCAGGATCAGGTGGCCAGGAAGTCAAGCGCTTGCTGCTCTCGGTTATGCTCCTTGCAGCGTCGGAGGCCGAGAGCGGCCAAGTCCATTACTCTGTCCCGGAGGAAGCCAAACACGGCACCTTCGTGGGCCGCATCGCGCAGGacctggggctggagctgggagAGCTGGTGCCGCGCTTTTTCCGAGTGGCGTCCAAAGGTCGCGGGGATCTTCTGGAGGTAAATCTGCAGAATGGTATTTTGTTTGTGAATTCTCGGATCGACCGCGAGGAGCTGTGTGGGCGGAGCGCGGAATGCAGCATCCACCTGGAGGTGATCGTGGACAGGCCGCTGCAGGTTTTCCATGTGGAGGTGGAGGTGAAGGACATTAACGACAACCCGCCAATGTTCCCAGCGAcacaaaaaaatttgtttatttctgaaactAGGGCTCTCGACTCTCATTTTTCACTAGAGGGCGCGTATGATGCAGATATCGGGGCCAACGCTCTGCTGACTTACAAACTGAGCCCCAACGAATATTTCTCTCTGGAAGTACCCACCAACGAGGAACAGGTAAAACCGCTCGAACTAGtactaaaaaaatctttagaCAGGGAAGTCGCTTCAAAGCTTCTCTTGGTGCTCAAAGCAACTGATGGGGGCAAACCCGAGCTGACAGGTACCACAGAGTTACACATCACAGTGCTGGATGCAAATGACAACGCCCCAGTATTTGACAAAGCAGTCCATCGTGTAAAATTACTGGAGAATTCGAGAAACGGTACTCTGGTTATTAGACTTAATGCCTCGGATTTGGATGAAGGTTCCAACAGTcacattctttattcatttgcaaCTGATGTCTCCTCTAATACAGAAGCCTCTTTTCATATAGATTCAGACAGtggagaaataaaagtaaacGGAAAAATAGATTTTGAAGAAACTAAATTATGGAAACTTCAAATAGAAGCAGTTGACAGAGGAAATCCTCCGATGTTTGGTCACTGCACAATCTTGATAGAAGTCTTGGATATTAACGATAATGCTCCGGAGTTGCTAGTGACTTCACTATCGCTGTCTGTTCCAGAGGATGCTCCACTGGGGACCGTCATCGCCCTAATCAGTGTAACTGACCGTGACGCTGGTGGCAACGGGCAAGTTACCTGCTCACTAACACCCCATGTCCCCTTCAAGCTGGTGTCCACCTTCAAGAATTACTATTCGCTGGTGCTGGACAGCGCCCTGGACCGCGAGAGCGTGTCGGACTATGCTCTAGTAGTGACAGCACGGGACGGGGGCTCGCCTTCGCTGTCGGCCACGGCCAGCGTGTCCGTGGAAGTGGCCGACGTGAACGACAACGCGCCGGCATTCGCGCAGGCCGAGTACACGGTGTTCGTGAAGGAGAACAACCCTCCCGGCTGCCACATCTTCACGGTGTCCGCGCGGGACGCGGACGCGCAGAAGAACGCGCTGGTGTCCTACTCGCTGGTGGAGCGGCGGGTGGGCGAGCGTGCGCTGTCGAGCTACGTGTCGGTGCACGCGGAGAGCGGCAAGGTGTACGCGCTGCAGCCGCTGGACCACGAGGAGCTGGAGCTGCTGCAGTTCCAAGTGAGCGCGCGCGACGCGGGCGTGCCCCCGCTGGGCAGCAACGTGACGCTGCAGGTGTTCGTGCTGGACGAGAACGACAACGCGCCCGCGCTGCTGCCGCTGCCtggggcgggcggcgcgggcggcgccGTGAGCGAGCTGGTGTGGCGGTCGGTGGGCGCGGGCCACGTGGTGGCGAAGGTGCGCGCGGTGGACGCGGACTCGGGCTACAACGCGTGGCTGTCGTACGAGCTGCAGCCGGCGGCGGGTGGCGCGCGCAGCCCGTTCCGCGTGGCGCTGTACACGGGCGAGATCAGCACGACGCGCAGCCTGGACGAGGCGGACTCGCCGCGCCAGCGCCTGCTGGTGCTGGTGAGGGACCACGGCGAGCCGGCGCTGACGGCCACGGCCACCGTGCTGCTGTCGCTGGTGGAGAGCGGCCAGGCGCCCAAGGCCTCGTCGCGGGTGTTGGCGGGCGCCGCTGGCGCGGAGACGGCGCTGGTGGATGTCAACGTGTACCTGATCATCGCCATCTGCGCGGTGTCCAGCCTGCTGGTGCTCACGCTGCTGCTGTACGTGGCGCTGCGGTGCTCGGCGCCGCCCAGCGAGGGCGCGTGCGGGCCGGGGAAGCCCACGCTGGTGTGTTCCAGCGCGGTGGGGAGCTGGTCGTACTCGCAGCAGAGGCGGCAGAGGGTGTGCTCTGGGGAGGGTCCGCCCAAGACCGACCTCATGGCCTTCAGCCCTTGTGTTCCTCCCGGTTCAAGTTCTGGAGATAGTGGAGAACAACGGGATATTTTCGGGAATGATGTAAGTACAGTAATTCTGGAACATATTTTATGCCTTTTGATGTCAATTGCATAG